Proteins encoded by one window of Aspergillus chevalieri M1 DNA, chromosome 6, nearly complete sequence:
- the SNF5 gene encoding SWI/SNF chromatin-remodeling complex subunit SNF5 (BUSCO:EOG0926115P;~COG:B,K;~EggNog:ENOG410PHVG;~InterPro:IPR006939;~PFAM:PF04855;~go_component: GO:0000228 - nuclear chromosome [Evidence IEA];~go_process: GO:0006338 - chromatin remodeling [Evidence IEA]) codes for MPSPDMEHSLHDLPADSFQNDVDADMEQYEDTAPGPSVEQETNGPETIAEGKQNAKAVLAASGVPVPESSHDASTPNSQSNGANGLTKKRSRDGSALPVRVRETPLEKIQLENYVNREFEHSAAAAWHNPTRELLQQKRAERDYYLAVRRETQMNPAAVYGVGYEGFGNVRTDSRHPQLLYPGNRRRPGNRKTRELRIPRKDMKVQNEQTEDLVPIRLDIEWEKIRIRDTFTWNLHDRVVSPDLFAEKMVEDLGVPMETCLPLVRMVSQSIQEQLTDYYPQLYIQEDPIDPHLPYSAYKNDEMRILIKLNITIGQHTLIDQFEWDMNDPLNSPEEFAEHMTKDLSLSGEFTTAIAHSIREQSQLFTKSLYIVSHPFDGRPIEDPDLKSSFLPTPVHSPFRPFQAAKEFTPYLYELNEAELERTEVSISREQRRQKRSVNRRGGPALPDLKDRQRTIRTLVVSSVIPNSAPSLEESNLFKRSGSARHRRAMGQRDLGDESEESDSDDSSIGSPAIGPNLAQGTARTRGMRGAATAAHAALRANLNPSATPEPHYEPRASARRQNYREESVEEQDSLVVKLRIHPAKFQQFLTRGPQSLPSNAPTSTPGHLRSQHGTPQVQTPTPGSTTLPSQQPPRSASGSQTPAPPQQLGAIDAIHPPQPGVPGPPPPTWLATGLAQLQRSYPNDSFEGVMRYTAVDTETMLPVANSANTPTHRLKYQYLPRIRCHDCPGKLYTPGPGMTVENFEVHLRNRQHKERVEERLAKGGAPAPAPAAS; via the exons ATGCCATCCCCCGACATGGAACACTCGCTCCACGACCTCCCAGCGGACAGTTTTCAGAACGATGTAGATGCAGACATGGAGCAATACGAAGATACCGCCCCTGGGCCCTCGGTGGAACAGGAAACGAACGGGCCGGAAACAATCGCAGAGGGGAAACAAAACGCCAAAGCCGTTCTCGCGGCTTCAGGGGTACCTGTTCCGGAATCGAGTCATGACGCGTCCACACCGAACTCCCAGTCGAATGGCGCCAACGGCTTGACTAAGAAACGTTCCCGCGATGGTTCCGCTCTACCTGTGCGCGTTCGAGAGACTCCGCTAGAGAAGATCCAGCTCGAGAACTATGTCAATCGGGAATTTGAGCATTCAGCAGCGGCGGCTTGGCACAATCCGACTCGTGAATTGCTTCAGCAGAAGCGTGCCGAAAGAGATTATTATCTTGCTGTCCGGCGTGAGACTCAAATGAACCCGGCAGCTGTATATGGTGTTGGCTATGAAGGGTTTGGGAATGTCCGCACGGATTCGCGACATCCTCAATTATTATATCCGGGCAACCGTCGTCGACCAGGGAATAGGAAGACAAGAGAATTGCGCATCCCGCGCAAAGATATGAAGGTCCAAAATGAGCAAACTGAAGACCTCGTACCAATTCGCCTAGATATCGAATGGGAAAAGATTCGGATCCGTGATACCTTTACTTGGAACCTTCACGACCGTGTCGTCTCCCCTGATTTATTTGCGGAGAAGATGGTAGAGGATCTGGGTGTGCCAATGGAGACCTGTCTGCCATTGGTGCGGATGGTTTCGCAGAGCATCCAAGAACAACTCACCGATTACTACCCCCAATTATACATTCAGGAAGACCCCATCGACCCACACCTACCGTACAGTGCCTACAAGAACGACGAAATGCGCATCTTAATCAAGCTCAATATCACCATTGGCCAGCATACTCTCATTGATCAGTTCGAATGGGACATGAATGACCCTCTCAACTCCCCTGAGGAGTTCGCGGAACATATGACCAAAGATCTATCTCTTTCCGGAGAGTTCACAACCGCGATTGCCCACTCCATCCGTGAACAGTCCCAGCTCTTCACCAAATCCTTGTACATTGTCTCTCATCCATTCGACGGCCGCCCCATCGAGGACCCCGATCTCAAATCCTCATTCCTCCCTACTCCCGTCCATTCTCCATTCCGTCCTTTCCAAGCGGCCAAGGAATTCACGCCATACCTGTACGAGCTCAATGAAGCAGAACTGGAGCGCACAGAAGTGTCGATATCTCGCGAGCAACGCCGACAGAAGCGATCTGTTAACCGTCGTGGTGGTCCAGCTCTACCGGATCTGAAGGATCGCCAACGAACCATTCGGACTCTGGTTGTATCATCGGTCATCCCTAATAGCGCGCCATCCCTCGAAGAAAGCAATCTCTTCAAACGCTCAGGCTCAGCCCGCCATCGGCGCGCCATGGGTCAGCGGGATCTTGGCGATGAGTCTGAAGAATCGGATAGTGACGATTCGTCGATTGGGTCTCCTGCGATTGGTCCTAACTTGGCACAAGGTACTGCACGAACGAGAGGCATGAGGGGTGCCGCAACTGCAGCCCACGCTGCTCTGCGCGCCAACCTAAACCCCTCCGCTACACCAGAGCCTCATTATGAGCCCAGGGCTTCAGCACGAAGACAAAACTACAGGGAGGAAAGTGTCGAGGAGCAGGATTCACTCGTCGTGAAACTCCGGATTCATCCAGCAAAGTTCCAGCAATTCCTCACCCGCGGACCTCAATCTTTGCCGTCCAACGCACCCACATCGACACCGGGTCATCTACGCTCGCAACACGGCACGCCTCAGGTCCAGACCCCTACACCAGGCTCCACAACCCTCCCATCCCAACAGCCGCCACGTAGTGCCTCGGGATCGCAAACACCAGCTCCCCCACAACAACTCGGAGCTATTGACGCGAtccatcctcctcaaccGGGCGTTCCTGGG CCCCCACCACCCACCTGGCTCGCCACAGGCCTTGCACAGCTCCAACGCTCATATCCCAATGATTCCTTTGAGGGCGTCATGCGCTACACCGCCGTCGACACCGAAACCATGCTCCCCGTTGCCAACTCCGCAAACACACCCACTCACAGACTGAAGTACCAATACCTCCCCCGTATCCGTTGCCACGACTGCCCGGGTAAACTCTACACACCGGGACCGGGTATGACGGTTGAAAACTTCGAAGTCCACCTCCGCAACCGACAACATAAGGAACGGGTGGAAGAGAGACTTGCAAAGGGTGGTGCACCTGCACCTGCGCCTGCAGCGTCATAA
- a CDS encoding uncharacterized protein (SECRETED:SignalP(1-19)), producing the protein MKISIITSLQLFLAAIAVAAPLTADSSGSSDVTNVKRQGLFHAGGEASGKASGGLGIGS; encoded by the coding sequence ATGAAGATCTCAATCATCACCTCTCTTCAACTCTTCCTCGCCGCTATCGCCGTTGCTGCCCCCTTGACTGCCGATTCCAGCGGCTCCTCCGACGTTACCAACGTCAAAAGACAAGGCCTTTTCCATGCTGGTGGCGAAGCTTCTGGTAAAGCATCAGGGGGCCTTGGGATTGGTAGTTAA